In the Engystomops pustulosus chromosome 2, aEngPut4.maternal, whole genome shotgun sequence genome, one interval contains:
- the KCNA10 gene encoding potassium voltage-gated channel subfamily A member 10: MDNLYKALPNPEEASPNGPDDFKSTKATENESPIPTNQNTTWKLNETLHEMDLSRFSKECLDNLVTEQMRMEEGNQRVFINIAGLRYETQLKTLSEFPDTLLGDPQKRIHYFDSMRNEYFFDRNRPSFDGILYYYQSGGKIRRPANVPIDVFADEIVFYELGNEALDQFRDDEGFLKDPEIPLPTNDYHRQFWLLFEYPESSTAARGMALVSVLVIVISILIFCLETLPEFREESLFKYSSNYTKEAAYFNTFTDPFFLVETTCIIWFSFELAVRFIVCPSSSEFFQNIMNIIDIVSIIPYFVTLITELVKQTEPNGQQNMSLAILRIVRLVRVFRIFKLSRHSKGLQILGQTLKASMRELGLLIFFLFIGVILFSSAVYFAEVDEPKSQFISIPDGFWWAVVTMTTVGYGDMCPITLGGKVVGTLCAIAGVLTIALPVPVIVSNFNYFYHRETENEERQTLPIETDKISLNNLTRSGSTSSLKKNNGSCVLDNNGKT; this comes from the coding sequence ATGGATAATCTTTACAAGGCTTTGCCAAATCCTGAAGAGGCTTCTCCAAATGGTCCTGACGATTTTAAATCTACCAAAGCTACTGAAAATGAAAGTCCAATTCCTACAAATCAAAATACCACCTGGAAACTAAATGAAACATTACATGAAATGGACCTTTCTAGATTTTCAAAAGAATGTCTTGACAATCTAGTCACCGAACAAATGAGAATGGAGGAAGGGAACCAAAGGGTATTCATCAACATAGCAGGTCTCAGATATGAAACCCAACTTAAAACACTAAGTGAATTTCCAGATACACTCCTTGGAGATCCTCAGAAAAGAATTCATTATTTTGACTCTATGAGAAATGAATACTTTTTTGATAGAAATCGTCCAAGTTTTGATGGAATTCTATATTACTATCAATCTGGTGGTAAAATACGACGTCCAGCAAATGTACCAATTGATGTGTTTGCCGATGAAATTGTTTTTTATGAGCTAGGAAATGAAGCCTTAGATCAGTTTCGAGATGATGAAGGTTTTCTAAAAGATCCTGAAATCCCTTTACCGACCAACGATTACCATAGGCAATTTTGGTTGCTCTTTGAATACCCAGAGAGCTCAACTGCAGCAAGAGGCATGGCATTGGTCTCTGTTCTGGTCATTGTCATTTCAATACTAATATTTTGTTTGGAGACATTACCGGAATTTAGAGAAGAAAGTCTATTCAAATATTCAAGCAATTATACCAAGGAGGCTGCATACTTTAACACCTTCACCGACCCCTTCTTTCTTGTAGAGACGACCTGCATTATTTGGTTTTCATTTGAACTTGCTGTTCGATTTATCGTCTGCCCAAGTTCATCCGAATTCTTTCAAAATATTATGAATATAATTGACATTGTATCTATCATTCCATATTTTGTAACACTTATCACAGAACTTGTGAAACAAACAGAGCCCAATGGACAACAAAACATGTCTCTAGCTATTTTAAGGATTGTGAGACTTGTTCGAGTATTTCGAATTTTCAAGCTCTCCAGACATTCAAAAGGACTTCAGATATTAGGACAAACCCTAAAGGCCAGCATGAGAGAATTGGGGCTGTtaatattttttctcttcatTGGTGTAATTTTGTTTTCCAGTGCAGTATATTTTGCAGAAGTTGATGAACCCAAGTCTCAGTTTATCAGCATTCCCGATGGCTTCTGGTGGGCTGTAGTTACAATGACCACAGTAGGATATGGAGATATGTGTCCCATCACTTTAGGGGGTAAAGTGGTGGGTACACTTTGTGCTATTGCAGGAGTGCTGACTATTGCACTTCCAGTTCCAGTTATTGTATCAAACTTTAATTACTTCTATCACAGAGAAACAGAGAATGAGGAAAGACAAACACTACCCATAGAAACAGATAAAATAAGCTTAAACAATTTAACCCGATCAGGAAGTACTTCTTCTCTGAAGAAAAATAATGGGTCCTGTGTTTTGGACAACAATGGTaaaacttaa